One window of Fusobacterium polymorphum genomic DNA carries:
- the hemL gene encoding glutamate-1-semialdehyde 2,1-aminomutase: MIFKNSIDLYKKAVELIPGGVNSPVRAFKSVNREAPIFVKKGQGAKIWDEDDNEYIDYICSWGPLILGHNHPKVIEEVKKIIENGSSYGLPTKYEVDLAELIVNIVPSIEKVRLTTSGTEATMSAVRLARAYTQRNKILKFEGCYHGHSDALLVKSGSGLLTEGYQDSNGITDGVLKDTLTLPFGDIEKVKEILKNRDIACVIVEPIPANMGLIETHKEFLQGLRKVTEETETILIFDEVISGFRLALGGAQEFFGITPDLTTLGKIIGGGYPVGAFGGKKEIMDLVAPVGRVYHAGTLSGNPIASKAGFATISYLKENPNIYKELEKNATYLVDNIESLAKKYSVDVCINSMGSLFTIFFIDVDKVENLKDSLKSNTENFSIYFNTMLENGIVVPPSQFEAHFLSIAHTKKELDKTLEVIEIAFKKIGEKSGK, translated from the coding sequence ATGATTTTTAAAAATTCTATTGATTTATACAAAAAAGCAGTTGAATTAATTCCAGGTGGAGTTAATAGTCCAGTGAGAGCATTTAAGTCAGTAAATAGAGAAGCTCCTATTTTTGTAAAAAAAGGTCAAGGAGCAAAAATTTGGGACGAGGATGATAATGAATATATTGATTATATTTGTTCATGGGGACCATTAATACTTGGACATAACCACCCAAAAGTTATAGAAGAAGTTAAAAAAATTATTGAAAATGGAAGTTCTTATGGTTTACCAACAAAATATGAAGTTGATTTAGCAGAATTGATTGTTAATATCGTTCCTTCAATTGAAAAAGTTAGACTTACTACTTCTGGAACAGAAGCAACTATGTCAGCTGTAAGACTTGCAAGAGCCTATACTCAAAGAAATAAAATTTTAAAATTTGAAGGTTGTTATCATGGACATTCAGATGCTTTACTCGTTAAATCAGGTTCTGGTTTACTAACAGAAGGATATCAAGATAGTAATGGAATAACAGATGGAGTTTTAAAAGATACTTTAACTTTACCTTTTGGAGATATTGAAAAAGTAAAAGAAATTTTAAAAAATAGAGATATAGCCTGTGTTATAGTTGAACCTATTCCTGCTAATATGGGACTTATTGAAACTCATAAAGAATTTTTACAAGGGCTTAGAAAAGTTACTGAAGAAACAGAAACTATTTTAATTTTTGATGAAGTTATATCTGGATTTAGATTAGCACTTGGAGGTGCTCAAGAATTTTTTGGAATAACTCCAGATTTAACAACTCTTGGAAAGATAATTGGTGGTGGATATCCTGTTGGAGCTTTTGGTGGAAAAAAAGAAATTATGGATTTAGTTGCTCCTGTTGGTAGAGTTTATCATGCTGGTACATTATCTGGAAATCCAATAGCATCAAAAGCAGGTTTTGCAACTATAAGCTATTTAAAAGAAAATCCAAATATTTATAAAGAATTAGAAAAAAATGCTACTTACTTAGTTGATAATATTGAAAGTCTAGCTAAAAAATATTCAGTTGATGTTTGTATAAATTCTATGGGATCACTTTTTACTATTTTCTTTATTGATGTAGATAAAGTTGAAAATCTTAAAGATTCTTTAAAATCTAATACTGAAAATTTTTCTATATATTTTAATACTATGCTTGAAAATGGTATTGTTGTTCCACCTTCACAATTTGAAGCTCATTTCTTATCAATAGCTCATACTAAAAAAGAGCTTGATAAAACTCTTGAAGTTATAGAAATAGCATTTAAAAAGATAGGTGAAAAAAGTGGCAAATAA